In the genome of Leptolyngbya subtilissima AS-A7, one region contains:
- a CDS encoding ATP-dependent Clp protease proteolytic subunit: MPIGTPKVPYRLPGSQYSQWVDIYTRLNQERIIFLGQEVTDTLANSIVAAMLYLDSDDNTKPIYLYINSPGGSVTAGMAIYDTMQYIKSDVVTICLGLAASMGAFLLAAGSNGKRVALPHSRIMIHQPMGGTGRQRLQASDIAIEAKEILRVRQELNEMMARHTGRSIEQIQKDTDRDYFMSAEEAVAYGLIDRVIEDRSQELVSPATAAV; encoded by the coding sequence ATGCCCATCGGCACTCCCAAAGTTCCCTATCGTTTGCCCGGTAGCCAGTACTCCCAGTGGGTCGACATCTACACCCGCCTAAACCAGGAGCGGATTATTTTTCTCGGTCAAGAGGTCACCGACACTCTGGCCAACTCCATCGTGGCAGCCATGCTGTACCTCGACTCCGACGATAACACTAAGCCCATTTACCTCTACATCAACTCCCCCGGGGGGTCGGTGACGGCGGGCATGGCCATCTACGACACCATGCAGTACATCAAGTCTGACGTGGTTACGATTTGTCTGGGTCTGGCCGCTTCCATGGGGGCGTTTTTGCTGGCGGCGGGCAGCAACGGCAAGCGGGTTGCTCTCCCCCACTCGCGCATCATGATTCACCAGCCCATGGGCGGCACCGGGCGGCAGCGTCTCCAAGCGAGCGACATTGCCATTGAGGCCAAAGAAATTCTGCGAGTTCGTCAAGAACTCAACGAAATGATGGCCCGTCACACCGGTCGCTCCATCGAGCAAATCCAAAAGGACACCGATCGCGACTACTTCATGTCGGCAGAAGAGGCTGTTGCCTACGGCCTAATCGACCGAGTAATTGAAGACCGCTCTCAGGAACTTGTCTCTCCTGCCACCGCTGCGGTGTAA
- a CDS encoding J domain-containing protein, which translates to MALAHYYRILGLRTGASFGDVKLAYRNLARLYHPDINPGDQLAKEKFIQVTQAYQALVNALPVEAVAAQRKAAPSQVTKAPAQTTPSAAAPRPSVPITSPPAKEVEFTVSPTPGGSEADQQLKVNSFKQLRELFQGQRFPRAVALVEGLVQRFPDDPEIRQWHAITYYRWGHDLLNHGNLQKAEACLKKARRVDPQNRSLRQALHHDFQRLEQMRQAPVPQAQ; encoded by the coding sequence ATGGCGCTGGCGCACTACTACCGCATATTGGGGCTTAGAACCGGGGCCAGCTTTGGCGATGTCAAGCTGGCCTATCGCAATCTAGCCCGGCTATATCACCCCGACATCAACCCCGGTGATCAGTTAGCAAAAGAAAAATTCATTCAGGTGACTCAGGCCTATCAGGCTCTGGTGAACGCGCTGCCCGTGGAAGCCGTAGCGGCTCAGCGCAAAGCCGCTCCCAGTCAGGTCACTAAAGCACCTGCCCAAACAACCCCATCCGCTGCAGCTCCCCGCCCCTCAGTACCCATCACCTCTCCACCTGCCAAAGAGGTCGAATTCACTGTCAGCCCTACCCCTGGGGGTTCAGAAGCCGATCAACAGCTGAAGGTAAACAGCTTTAAGCAGCTGCGAGAGCTGTTTCAGGGGCAGCGTTTTCCCCGAGCGGTGGCCCTGGTAGAAGGGCTGGTGCAGCGCTTCCCAGATGACCCAGAAATTCGCCAGTGGCACGCGATCACTTATTACCGCTGGGGGCACGACTTGCTCAACCACGGCAACCTTCAAAAAGCTGAAGCCTGCCTGAAAAAGGCCCGCCGCGTCGATCCTCAAAATCGCTCTTTGCGCCAGGCCCTGCACCACGACTTTCAGCGTCTAGAGCAGATGCGTCAGGCCCCTGTACCTCAGGCCCAGTAG
- a CDS encoding ATP-dependent Clp protease proteolytic subunit, translating into MSLEIKAVQAPYGDATYRTPPPDLPSLLLKERIVYLGLPLFSGDDIKQQVGIDVTELIIAQLLFLQFDDPDKPIFFYINSTGTSWHDGNMIGYDTEAFAICDTMNYIKPPVHTICIGQAMGSAAVILAAGTKGYRASLPHARIVLNQPRSGAQGQATDIEIRAKEVLDNKRSMMSILARSTGKTLEQVLRDSDRMFYMNPEEAKEYGIIDRVLSSRKELPVPAGAGL; encoded by the coding sequence ATGAGTTTAGAGATTAAAGCCGTGCAGGCACCGTATGGCGATGCGACGTACCGTACGCCGCCCCCAGATTTACCCTCCTTGCTGCTCAAGGAGCGGATTGTGTATCTGGGCCTGCCCCTGTTTTCAGGGGATGACATCAAACAGCAGGTGGGTATTGACGTTACTGAGCTGATCATTGCTCAGCTGCTCTTCTTACAGTTTGATGACCCCGACAAGCCGATCTTCTTCTACATCAACTCTACCGGCACCTCTTGGCACGACGGCAACATGATTGGCTACGACACCGAAGCCTTTGCCATCTGCGACACCATGAACTACATCAAGCCCCCGGTGCACACCATCTGCATTGGTCAGGCCATGGGGTCGGCGGCGGTGATTTTGGCGGCGGGCACTAAGGGCTATCGGGCTAGTCTGCCCCACGCTCGCATTGTGCTCAACCAGCCTCGCAGCGGTGCCCAGGGCCAAGCCACCGACATCGAAATTCGGGCTAAGGAAGTGCTCGACAACAAGCGCTCCATGATGAGCATTCTGGCTAGGAGCACTGGCAAAACCCTAGAGCAGGTGCTGCGCGATTCTGATCGCATGTTCTACATGAACCCAGAAGAAGCCAAGGAATACGGCATCATCGACCGGGTGCTGTCTAGCCGCAAAGAGCTGCCGGTGCCCGCCGGGGCAGGGCTCTAG